A stretch of the Xiphophorus couchianus chromosome 15, X_couchianus-1.0, whole genome shotgun sequence genome encodes the following:
- the ppp4r4 gene encoding serine/threonine-protein phosphatase 4 regulatory subunit 4 isoform X4: MFPGRMTLSPPGPPGGPPEELQELAFIERPIRRSLKTAEEIDQLTVDEDLNDVERAVYLLSVGQEVQRASVISNLPSLVRQNPAETFRRVVPKVREVLNGAGAEIQLAAATSFLTILQDDIILIHTHTYSILKTVLLHLNHRDTVVSSAWLETLLSAINALPKETIKQEVLNPLLYQSQLSHSLQARLAACRILGKASCKFDSLIVKKELLPLARSLSRDTESEVRVCMCRQLESMARAIGMDDTRTELLPELLELAGDEESRVRLAAFDSIISLMEMMDGDDRLHLLVPLVMSACDVSSQVDEGIMVSLSFQFGKLCSGLAGSLSEEQKRLLLQKFQVLCITGLQTEENQMDVGESTLIRCNCCYNLPAMVAFVDPAHFLCDIHPSLSGLCSDPEVSVRRSVAASFHQVVKLLESNVHVVHKELLLLLQDSALEVLDALMNHLDETLEVVLSRGDNLILDNKLPELLSALLSAEQKVGSSLRWRLHEKLLHRYSCLSRLLPGELLHQTFSARIFIILTTNKVLPVQKEAARTFCTFLRYNRKQEQRQEMMERLIQDLAQGRSYWNRLRFLDVCEIATEIFSRKYFNKHFLIPALELVHDPVANVRYKLCQLLPRLRSSLRLPADKLLLQKLDFCVQKFLCREKDKDVVAMIRKFHKRHEWDLLDQKKEKEEMLLLEMLERQQSDGKLNSDKHEERKRRDSKTSLSSAKSMSVSSSTGSSSSGKETRKAKLSRSRSLSSQPTSSKPVNSDRPLKVKDLSGSSGLGKSTRDDSVRTAHFTLTTQSTSSMPVLIRSKTTSLLDHASLLEQREHRTSTLDHRTGNRDQRNHMMEHRTSSLEEREHRTSTLDHRDHRTSTLGQRSKTMERGSGMKDSQSRKLSMNRKSNSLQSE; encoded by the exons ATGTTCCCCGGCAGGATGACTCTGAGCCCGCCCGGACCGCCCGGCGGGCCGccggaggagctgcaggagctgGCCTTCATCGAGCGGCCGATCCGCAGGAGCCTGAAG ACAGCGGAGGAGATCGATCAGCTGACTGTGGATGAAGACCTGAATGACGTGGAGCGAGCCGTTTACCTGCTCAG CGTGGGTCAGGAGGTCCAGAGAGCCAGTGTCATCAGCAACCTGCCGAGTCTCGTCCGCCAGAACCCAGCTGAGACTTTCCGTCGAGTTGTACCAAAAGTTCGG GAGGTCTTGAATGGAGCTGGTGCTGAGATCCAGCTGGCAGCAGCGACTTCATTTTTAACCATCCTGCAGGACGACATCATCctgatccacacacacacctactcCATCCTGAAGACGGTGCTGCTCCACCTGAACCACCGGGACACAG TGGTGAGCAGCGCCTGGTTGGAGACTCTGCTGTCGGCCATCAACGCTCTGCCCAAAGAGACCATCAAACAGGAG GTGCTGAACCCTCTCCTCTACCAGAGTCAGCTGTCTCACTCCCTTCAGGCTCGACTGGCCGCCTGTCGGATTCTAGGAAAGGCTTCCTGCAAGTTTGACTCTCTCAT AGTGAAGAAGGAGCTGCTGCCTTTGGCCCGTTCTCTGAGCCGGGACACGGAGTCTGAGGTCCGAGTCTGCATGTGCCGTCAGCTGGAGAGCATGGCCAGAGCCATCGG GATGGATGACACCAGAACCGagctcctccctgagctgctggaGCTCGCCGGTGACGAGGAGAGCCGCGTTCGCCTGGCCGCCTTCGACAGCATCATCAGCCTGATGGAGATGATGGACGGAG ATGACCGACTTCACCTGCTGGTTCCTCTGGTGATGTCAGCGTGTGACGTTTCATCACAGGTGGATGAAGGCATCATGGTGTCGCTGTCGTTCCAGTTTGGGAAGCTCTGCAGCGGACTGGCAG GTTCACTGTCAGAAGAGCAGAAGAGGCTCCTGCTGCAGAAGTTTCAGGTTCTGTGTATTACTGGACTGCAGACTGAAGAAAACCAGATGGATGTTGGCGAGTCCACGCTGATCCGCTGTAACTGCTGCTACAACCTACCG GCCATGGTGGCATTCGTAGACCCCGCCCACTTCCTGTgcgacatccatccatctttgtCGGGTCTTTGCAGCGACCCAGAGGTCAGCGTTCGCCGAAGTGTAGCAGCCAGCTTCCACCAG GTGGTGAAGCTGCTCGAGTCTAATGTCCATGTAGTCCACAAGGAGCTCCTGTTGCTGCTCCAAGACAGTGCTCTAGAG GTTCTGGATGCGCTGATGAACCACCTAGATGAAACTCTGGAGGTGGTCCTCTCTAGAGGAGACAATCTAATCCTGGACAACAAG CTCCCAGAGCTGCTGTCGGCGCTGCTGTCGGCCGAACAGAAAGTTGGATCTTCTCTGCGTTGGCGGCTGCATGAGAAGCTGCTGCATCGCTACAGCTGCCTGTCCAGACTGCTGCCCGGAGAGCTGCTGCACCAAACCTTCTCTGCTCGGATCTTCATCATCCTCACCACCAAC AAAGTGCTACCGGTACAGAAAGAGGCGGCTCGGACCTTCTGCACGTTCCTGCGCTACAACCGTAAGCAGGAGCAGCGTCAGGAGATGATGGAGCGGCTGATCCAAG ATCTCGCTCAAGGCCGCAGCTACTGGAACCGCCTGAGGTTCCTGGATGTTTGTGAAATCGCCACAGAGATTTTCTCCAGAAAATACTTCAACAAACATTTCCTGATCCCAGCGCTGGAACTCGTCCACGACCCTGTCGCCAACGTCAG GTACAAGCTCTGTCAGCTGTTGCCACGGTTACGGTCGTCCCTCCGCCTGCCAGCtgacaagctgctgctgcagaaactggATTTCTGCGTCCAGAAGTTTCTCTGTCGAGAGAAAGACAAAGATGTCGTGGCCATGATCCGCAAG TTTCATAAGAGACACGAGTGGGACCTGCTGGACcagaagaaggagaaggaggagatgctgctgctggagatg CTGGAGCGGCAGCAGAGTGATGGAAAGCTGAACTCTGACAAACACGAGGAGAGAAAAC GAAGAGACAGCAAGACCAGTCTGTCCTCTGCAAAGTCCATGTCTGTGTCCTCTTCAACAGGAAGCTCGTCCTCTG GTAAAGAGACGAGGAAGGCTAAACTGTCTCGGAGTCGGTCCCTCAGCAGCCAGCCGACTTCGTCCAAACCCGTCAACTCGGACAGGCCTCT GAAGGTCAAAGATCTCAGTGGTTCTTCGGGTCTTGGGAAATCCACCAGAG ATGACTCAGTGAGGACCGCCCACTTCACCTTGACAACCCAGTCCACCTCTTCCATGCCGGTTCTGATCCGAAGCAAAACAACCAGCCTCCTGGACCATGCCAGCCTGCTGGAGCAGAGAGAGCACAGAACCAGCACCCTGGACCACAGGACCGGGAACCGGGACCAGCGGAACCACATGATGGAGCATAGAACCAGTTCCCTGGAGGAGCGAGAGCACAGAACCAGCACCCTGGACCATCGGGACCACAGAACCAGCACCTTGGGTCAGCGCAGCAAGACGATGGAGCGAGGGAGCGGCATGAAGGACAGTCAGTCCAGGAAGCTCTCCAT GAACAGGAAGTCCAACTCTCTCCAGTCAGAATGA
- the ppp4r4 gene encoding serine/threonine-protein phosphatase 4 regulatory subunit 4 isoform X1: MFPGRMTLSPPGPPGGPPEELQELAFIERPIRRSLKTAEEIDQLTVDEDLNDVERAVYLLSVGQEVQRASVISNLPSLVRQNPAETFRRVVPKVREVLNGAGAEIQLAAATSFLTILQDDIILIHTHTYSILKTVLLHLNHRDTVVSSAWLETLLSAINALPKETIKQEVLNPLLYQSQLSHSLQARLAACRILGKASCKFDSLIVKKELLPLARSLSRDTESEVRVCMCRQLESMARAIGMDDTRTELLPELLELAGDEESRVRLAAFDSIISLMEMMDGDDRLHLLVPLVMSACDVSSQVDEGIMVSLSFQFGKLCSGLAGSLSEEQKRLLLQKFQVLCITGLQTEENQMDVGESTLIRCNCCYNLPAMVAFVDPAHFLCDIHPSLSGLCSDPEVSVRRSVAASFHQVVKLLESNVHVVHKELLLLLQDSALEVLDALMNHLDETLEVVLSRGDNLILDNKLPELLSALLSAEQKVGSSLRWRLHEKLLHRYSCLSRLLPGELLHQTFSARIFIILTTNKVLPVQKEAARTFCTFLRYNRKQEQRQEMMERLIQDLAQGRSYWNRLRFLDVCEIATEIFSRKYFNKHFLIPALELVHDPVANVRYKLCQLLPRLRSSLRLPADKLLLQKLDFCVQKFLCREKDKDVVAMIRKTVLELDKLDLSEPFHKRHEWDLLDQKKEKEEMLLLEMEQLERQQSDGKLNSDKHEERKRRDSKTSLSSAKSMSVSSSTGSSSSGKETRKAKLSRSRSLSSQPTSSKPVNSDRPLKVKDLSGSSGLGKSTRDDSVRTAHFTLTTQSTSSMPVLIRSKTTSLLDHASLLEQREHRTSTLDHRTGNRDQRNHMMEHRTSSLEEREHRTSTLDHRDHRTSTLGQRSKTMERGSGMKDSQSRKLSMNRKSNSLQSE, encoded by the exons ATGTTCCCCGGCAGGATGACTCTGAGCCCGCCCGGACCGCCCGGCGGGCCGccggaggagctgcaggagctgGCCTTCATCGAGCGGCCGATCCGCAGGAGCCTGAAG ACAGCGGAGGAGATCGATCAGCTGACTGTGGATGAAGACCTGAATGACGTGGAGCGAGCCGTTTACCTGCTCAG CGTGGGTCAGGAGGTCCAGAGAGCCAGTGTCATCAGCAACCTGCCGAGTCTCGTCCGCCAGAACCCAGCTGAGACTTTCCGTCGAGTTGTACCAAAAGTTCGG GAGGTCTTGAATGGAGCTGGTGCTGAGATCCAGCTGGCAGCAGCGACTTCATTTTTAACCATCCTGCAGGACGACATCATCctgatccacacacacacctactcCATCCTGAAGACGGTGCTGCTCCACCTGAACCACCGGGACACAG TGGTGAGCAGCGCCTGGTTGGAGACTCTGCTGTCGGCCATCAACGCTCTGCCCAAAGAGACCATCAAACAGGAG GTGCTGAACCCTCTCCTCTACCAGAGTCAGCTGTCTCACTCCCTTCAGGCTCGACTGGCCGCCTGTCGGATTCTAGGAAAGGCTTCCTGCAAGTTTGACTCTCTCAT AGTGAAGAAGGAGCTGCTGCCTTTGGCCCGTTCTCTGAGCCGGGACACGGAGTCTGAGGTCCGAGTCTGCATGTGCCGTCAGCTGGAGAGCATGGCCAGAGCCATCGG GATGGATGACACCAGAACCGagctcctccctgagctgctggaGCTCGCCGGTGACGAGGAGAGCCGCGTTCGCCTGGCCGCCTTCGACAGCATCATCAGCCTGATGGAGATGATGGACGGAG ATGACCGACTTCACCTGCTGGTTCCTCTGGTGATGTCAGCGTGTGACGTTTCATCACAGGTGGATGAAGGCATCATGGTGTCGCTGTCGTTCCAGTTTGGGAAGCTCTGCAGCGGACTGGCAG GTTCACTGTCAGAAGAGCAGAAGAGGCTCCTGCTGCAGAAGTTTCAGGTTCTGTGTATTACTGGACTGCAGACTGAAGAAAACCAGATGGATGTTGGCGAGTCCACGCTGATCCGCTGTAACTGCTGCTACAACCTACCG GCCATGGTGGCATTCGTAGACCCCGCCCACTTCCTGTgcgacatccatccatctttgtCGGGTCTTTGCAGCGACCCAGAGGTCAGCGTTCGCCGAAGTGTAGCAGCCAGCTTCCACCAG GTGGTGAAGCTGCTCGAGTCTAATGTCCATGTAGTCCACAAGGAGCTCCTGTTGCTGCTCCAAGACAGTGCTCTAGAG GTTCTGGATGCGCTGATGAACCACCTAGATGAAACTCTGGAGGTGGTCCTCTCTAGAGGAGACAATCTAATCCTGGACAACAAG CTCCCAGAGCTGCTGTCGGCGCTGCTGTCGGCCGAACAGAAAGTTGGATCTTCTCTGCGTTGGCGGCTGCATGAGAAGCTGCTGCATCGCTACAGCTGCCTGTCCAGACTGCTGCCCGGAGAGCTGCTGCACCAAACCTTCTCTGCTCGGATCTTCATCATCCTCACCACCAAC AAAGTGCTACCGGTACAGAAAGAGGCGGCTCGGACCTTCTGCACGTTCCTGCGCTACAACCGTAAGCAGGAGCAGCGTCAGGAGATGATGGAGCGGCTGATCCAAG ATCTCGCTCAAGGCCGCAGCTACTGGAACCGCCTGAGGTTCCTGGATGTTTGTGAAATCGCCACAGAGATTTTCTCCAGAAAATACTTCAACAAACATTTCCTGATCCCAGCGCTGGAACTCGTCCACGACCCTGTCGCCAACGTCAG GTACAAGCTCTGTCAGCTGTTGCCACGGTTACGGTCGTCCCTCCGCCTGCCAGCtgacaagctgctgctgcagaaactggATTTCTGCGTCCAGAAGTTTCTCTGTCGAGAGAAAGACAAAGATGTCGTGGCCATGATCCGCAAG ACAGTGTTGGAACTGGACAAACTGGACCTGTCTGAACCT TTTCATAAGAGACACGAGTGGGACCTGCTGGACcagaagaaggagaaggaggagatgctgctgctggagatg GAGCAGCTGGAGCGGCAGCAGAGTGATGGAAAGCTGAACTCTGACAAACACGAGGAGAGAAAAC GAAGAGACAGCAAGACCAGTCTGTCCTCTGCAAAGTCCATGTCTGTGTCCTCTTCAACAGGAAGCTCGTCCTCTG GTAAAGAGACGAGGAAGGCTAAACTGTCTCGGAGTCGGTCCCTCAGCAGCCAGCCGACTTCGTCCAAACCCGTCAACTCGGACAGGCCTCT GAAGGTCAAAGATCTCAGTGGTTCTTCGGGTCTTGGGAAATCCACCAGAG ATGACTCAGTGAGGACCGCCCACTTCACCTTGACAACCCAGTCCACCTCTTCCATGCCGGTTCTGATCCGAAGCAAAACAACCAGCCTCCTGGACCATGCCAGCCTGCTGGAGCAGAGAGAGCACAGAACCAGCACCCTGGACCACAGGACCGGGAACCGGGACCAGCGGAACCACATGATGGAGCATAGAACCAGTTCCCTGGAGGAGCGAGAGCACAGAACCAGCACCCTGGACCATCGGGACCACAGAACCAGCACCTTGGGTCAGCGCAGCAAGACGATGGAGCGAGGGAGCGGCATGAAGGACAGTCAGTCCAGGAAGCTCTCCAT GAACAGGAAGTCCAACTCTCTCCAGTCAGAATGA
- the ppp4r4 gene encoding serine/threonine-protein phosphatase 4 regulatory subunit 4 isoform X3, with product MFPGRMTLSPPGPPGGPPEELQELAFIERPIRRSLKTAEEIDQLTVDEDLNDVERAVYLLSVGQEVQRASVISNLPSLVRQNPAETFRRVVPKVREVLNGAGAEIQLAAATSFLTILQDDIILIHTHTYSILKTVLLHLNHRDTVVSSAWLETLLSAINALPKETIKQEVLNPLLYQSQLSHSLQARLAACRILGKASCKFDSLIVKKELLPLARSLSRDTESEVRVCMCRQLESMARAIGMDDTRTELLPELLELAGDEESRVRLAAFDSIISLMEMMDGDDRLHLLVPLVMSACDVSSQVDEGIMVSLSFQFGKLCSGLAGSLSEEQKRLLLQKFQVLCITGLQTEENQMDVGESTLIRCNCCYNLPAMVAFVDPAHFLCDIHPSLSGLCSDPEVSVRRSVAASFHQVVKLLESNVHVVHKELLLLLQDSALEVLDALMNHLDETLEVVLSRGDNLILDNKLPELLSALLSAEQKVGSSLRWRLHEKLLHRYSCLSRLLPGELLHQTFSARIFIILTTNKVLPVQKEAARTFCTFLRYNRKQEQRQEMMERLIQDLAQGRSYWNRLRFLDVCEIATEIFSRKYFNKHFLIPALELVHDPVANVRYKLCQLLPRLRSSLRLPADKLLLQKLDFCVQKFLCREKDKDVVAMIRKFHKRHEWDLLDQKKEKEEMLLLEMEQLERQQSDGKLNSDKHEERKRRDSKTSLSSAKSMSVSSSTGSSSSGKETRKAKLSRSRSLSSQPTSSKPVNSDRPLKVKDLSGSSGLGKSTRDDSVRTAHFTLTTQSTSSMPVLIRSKTTSLLDHASLLEQREHRTSTLDHRTGNRDQRNHMMEHRTSSLEEREHRTSTLDHRDHRTSTLGQRSKTMERGSGMKDSQSRKLSMNRKSNSLQSE from the exons ATGTTCCCCGGCAGGATGACTCTGAGCCCGCCCGGACCGCCCGGCGGGCCGccggaggagctgcaggagctgGCCTTCATCGAGCGGCCGATCCGCAGGAGCCTGAAG ACAGCGGAGGAGATCGATCAGCTGACTGTGGATGAAGACCTGAATGACGTGGAGCGAGCCGTTTACCTGCTCAG CGTGGGTCAGGAGGTCCAGAGAGCCAGTGTCATCAGCAACCTGCCGAGTCTCGTCCGCCAGAACCCAGCTGAGACTTTCCGTCGAGTTGTACCAAAAGTTCGG GAGGTCTTGAATGGAGCTGGTGCTGAGATCCAGCTGGCAGCAGCGACTTCATTTTTAACCATCCTGCAGGACGACATCATCctgatccacacacacacctactcCATCCTGAAGACGGTGCTGCTCCACCTGAACCACCGGGACACAG TGGTGAGCAGCGCCTGGTTGGAGACTCTGCTGTCGGCCATCAACGCTCTGCCCAAAGAGACCATCAAACAGGAG GTGCTGAACCCTCTCCTCTACCAGAGTCAGCTGTCTCACTCCCTTCAGGCTCGACTGGCCGCCTGTCGGATTCTAGGAAAGGCTTCCTGCAAGTTTGACTCTCTCAT AGTGAAGAAGGAGCTGCTGCCTTTGGCCCGTTCTCTGAGCCGGGACACGGAGTCTGAGGTCCGAGTCTGCATGTGCCGTCAGCTGGAGAGCATGGCCAGAGCCATCGG GATGGATGACACCAGAACCGagctcctccctgagctgctggaGCTCGCCGGTGACGAGGAGAGCCGCGTTCGCCTGGCCGCCTTCGACAGCATCATCAGCCTGATGGAGATGATGGACGGAG ATGACCGACTTCACCTGCTGGTTCCTCTGGTGATGTCAGCGTGTGACGTTTCATCACAGGTGGATGAAGGCATCATGGTGTCGCTGTCGTTCCAGTTTGGGAAGCTCTGCAGCGGACTGGCAG GTTCACTGTCAGAAGAGCAGAAGAGGCTCCTGCTGCAGAAGTTTCAGGTTCTGTGTATTACTGGACTGCAGACTGAAGAAAACCAGATGGATGTTGGCGAGTCCACGCTGATCCGCTGTAACTGCTGCTACAACCTACCG GCCATGGTGGCATTCGTAGACCCCGCCCACTTCCTGTgcgacatccatccatctttgtCGGGTCTTTGCAGCGACCCAGAGGTCAGCGTTCGCCGAAGTGTAGCAGCCAGCTTCCACCAG GTGGTGAAGCTGCTCGAGTCTAATGTCCATGTAGTCCACAAGGAGCTCCTGTTGCTGCTCCAAGACAGTGCTCTAGAG GTTCTGGATGCGCTGATGAACCACCTAGATGAAACTCTGGAGGTGGTCCTCTCTAGAGGAGACAATCTAATCCTGGACAACAAG CTCCCAGAGCTGCTGTCGGCGCTGCTGTCGGCCGAACAGAAAGTTGGATCTTCTCTGCGTTGGCGGCTGCATGAGAAGCTGCTGCATCGCTACAGCTGCCTGTCCAGACTGCTGCCCGGAGAGCTGCTGCACCAAACCTTCTCTGCTCGGATCTTCATCATCCTCACCACCAAC AAAGTGCTACCGGTACAGAAAGAGGCGGCTCGGACCTTCTGCACGTTCCTGCGCTACAACCGTAAGCAGGAGCAGCGTCAGGAGATGATGGAGCGGCTGATCCAAG ATCTCGCTCAAGGCCGCAGCTACTGGAACCGCCTGAGGTTCCTGGATGTTTGTGAAATCGCCACAGAGATTTTCTCCAGAAAATACTTCAACAAACATTTCCTGATCCCAGCGCTGGAACTCGTCCACGACCCTGTCGCCAACGTCAG GTACAAGCTCTGTCAGCTGTTGCCACGGTTACGGTCGTCCCTCCGCCTGCCAGCtgacaagctgctgctgcagaaactggATTTCTGCGTCCAGAAGTTTCTCTGTCGAGAGAAAGACAAAGATGTCGTGGCCATGATCCGCAAG TTTCATAAGAGACACGAGTGGGACCTGCTGGACcagaagaaggagaaggaggagatgctgctgctggagatg GAGCAGCTGGAGCGGCAGCAGAGTGATGGAAAGCTGAACTCTGACAAACACGAGGAGAGAAAAC GAAGAGACAGCAAGACCAGTCTGTCCTCTGCAAAGTCCATGTCTGTGTCCTCTTCAACAGGAAGCTCGTCCTCTG GTAAAGAGACGAGGAAGGCTAAACTGTCTCGGAGTCGGTCCCTCAGCAGCCAGCCGACTTCGTCCAAACCCGTCAACTCGGACAGGCCTCT GAAGGTCAAAGATCTCAGTGGTTCTTCGGGTCTTGGGAAATCCACCAGAG ATGACTCAGTGAGGACCGCCCACTTCACCTTGACAACCCAGTCCACCTCTTCCATGCCGGTTCTGATCCGAAGCAAAACAACCAGCCTCCTGGACCATGCCAGCCTGCTGGAGCAGAGAGAGCACAGAACCAGCACCCTGGACCACAGGACCGGGAACCGGGACCAGCGGAACCACATGATGGAGCATAGAACCAGTTCCCTGGAGGAGCGAGAGCACAGAACCAGCACCCTGGACCATCGGGACCACAGAACCAGCACCTTGGGTCAGCGCAGCAAGACGATGGAGCGAGGGAGCGGCATGAAGGACAGTCAGTCCAGGAAGCTCTCCAT GAACAGGAAGTCCAACTCTCTCCAGTCAGAATGA
- the ppp4r4 gene encoding serine/threonine-protein phosphatase 4 regulatory subunit 4 isoform X2 produces the protein MFPGRMTLSPPGPPGGPPEELQELAFIERPIRRSLKTAEEIDQLTVDEDLNDVERAVYLLSVGQEVQRASVISNLPSLVRQNPAETFRRVVPKVREVLNGAGAEIQLAAATSFLTILQDDIILIHTHTYSILKTVLLHLNHRDTVVSSAWLETLLSAINALPKETIKQEVLNPLLYQSQLSHSLQARLAACRILGKASCKFDSLIVKKELLPLARSLSRDTESEVRVCMCRQLESMARAIGMDDTRTELLPELLELAGDEESRVRLAAFDSIISLMEMMDGDDRLHLLVPLVMSACDVSSQVDEGIMVSLSFQFGKLCSGLAGSLSEEQKRLLLQKFQVLCITGLQTEENQMDVGESTLIRCNCCYNLPAMVAFVDPAHFLCDIHPSLSGLCSDPEVSVRRSVAASFHQVVKLLESNVHVVHKELLLLLQDSALEVLDALMNHLDETLEVVLSRGDNLILDNKLPELLSALLSAEQKVGSSLRWRLHEKLLHRYSCLSRLLPGELLHQTFSARIFIILTTNKVLPVQKEAARTFCTFLRYNRKQEQRQEMMERLIQDLAQGRSYWNRLRFLDVCEIATEIFSRKYFNKHFLIPALELVHDPVANVRYKLCQLLPRLRSSLRLPADKLLLQKLDFCVQKFLCREKDKDVVAMIRKTVLELDKLDLSEPFHKRHEWDLLDQKKEKEEMLLLEMLERQQSDGKLNSDKHEERKRRDSKTSLSSAKSMSVSSSTGSSSSGKETRKAKLSRSRSLSSQPTSSKPVNSDRPLKVKDLSGSSGLGKSTRDDSVRTAHFTLTTQSTSSMPVLIRSKTTSLLDHASLLEQREHRTSTLDHRTGNRDQRNHMMEHRTSSLEEREHRTSTLDHRDHRTSTLGQRSKTMERGSGMKDSQSRKLSMNRKSNSLQSE, from the exons ATGTTCCCCGGCAGGATGACTCTGAGCCCGCCCGGACCGCCCGGCGGGCCGccggaggagctgcaggagctgGCCTTCATCGAGCGGCCGATCCGCAGGAGCCTGAAG ACAGCGGAGGAGATCGATCAGCTGACTGTGGATGAAGACCTGAATGACGTGGAGCGAGCCGTTTACCTGCTCAG CGTGGGTCAGGAGGTCCAGAGAGCCAGTGTCATCAGCAACCTGCCGAGTCTCGTCCGCCAGAACCCAGCTGAGACTTTCCGTCGAGTTGTACCAAAAGTTCGG GAGGTCTTGAATGGAGCTGGTGCTGAGATCCAGCTGGCAGCAGCGACTTCATTTTTAACCATCCTGCAGGACGACATCATCctgatccacacacacacctactcCATCCTGAAGACGGTGCTGCTCCACCTGAACCACCGGGACACAG TGGTGAGCAGCGCCTGGTTGGAGACTCTGCTGTCGGCCATCAACGCTCTGCCCAAAGAGACCATCAAACAGGAG GTGCTGAACCCTCTCCTCTACCAGAGTCAGCTGTCTCACTCCCTTCAGGCTCGACTGGCCGCCTGTCGGATTCTAGGAAAGGCTTCCTGCAAGTTTGACTCTCTCAT AGTGAAGAAGGAGCTGCTGCCTTTGGCCCGTTCTCTGAGCCGGGACACGGAGTCTGAGGTCCGAGTCTGCATGTGCCGTCAGCTGGAGAGCATGGCCAGAGCCATCGG GATGGATGACACCAGAACCGagctcctccctgagctgctggaGCTCGCCGGTGACGAGGAGAGCCGCGTTCGCCTGGCCGCCTTCGACAGCATCATCAGCCTGATGGAGATGATGGACGGAG ATGACCGACTTCACCTGCTGGTTCCTCTGGTGATGTCAGCGTGTGACGTTTCATCACAGGTGGATGAAGGCATCATGGTGTCGCTGTCGTTCCAGTTTGGGAAGCTCTGCAGCGGACTGGCAG GTTCACTGTCAGAAGAGCAGAAGAGGCTCCTGCTGCAGAAGTTTCAGGTTCTGTGTATTACTGGACTGCAGACTGAAGAAAACCAGATGGATGTTGGCGAGTCCACGCTGATCCGCTGTAACTGCTGCTACAACCTACCG GCCATGGTGGCATTCGTAGACCCCGCCCACTTCCTGTgcgacatccatccatctttgtCGGGTCTTTGCAGCGACCCAGAGGTCAGCGTTCGCCGAAGTGTAGCAGCCAGCTTCCACCAG GTGGTGAAGCTGCTCGAGTCTAATGTCCATGTAGTCCACAAGGAGCTCCTGTTGCTGCTCCAAGACAGTGCTCTAGAG GTTCTGGATGCGCTGATGAACCACCTAGATGAAACTCTGGAGGTGGTCCTCTCTAGAGGAGACAATCTAATCCTGGACAACAAG CTCCCAGAGCTGCTGTCGGCGCTGCTGTCGGCCGAACAGAAAGTTGGATCTTCTCTGCGTTGGCGGCTGCATGAGAAGCTGCTGCATCGCTACAGCTGCCTGTCCAGACTGCTGCCCGGAGAGCTGCTGCACCAAACCTTCTCTGCTCGGATCTTCATCATCCTCACCACCAAC AAAGTGCTACCGGTACAGAAAGAGGCGGCTCGGACCTTCTGCACGTTCCTGCGCTACAACCGTAAGCAGGAGCAGCGTCAGGAGATGATGGAGCGGCTGATCCAAG ATCTCGCTCAAGGCCGCAGCTACTGGAACCGCCTGAGGTTCCTGGATGTTTGTGAAATCGCCACAGAGATTTTCTCCAGAAAATACTTCAACAAACATTTCCTGATCCCAGCGCTGGAACTCGTCCACGACCCTGTCGCCAACGTCAG GTACAAGCTCTGTCAGCTGTTGCCACGGTTACGGTCGTCCCTCCGCCTGCCAGCtgacaagctgctgctgcagaaactggATTTCTGCGTCCAGAAGTTTCTCTGTCGAGAGAAAGACAAAGATGTCGTGGCCATGATCCGCAAG ACAGTGTTGGAACTGGACAAACTGGACCTGTCTGAACCT TTTCATAAGAGACACGAGTGGGACCTGCTGGACcagaagaaggagaaggaggagatgctgctgctggagatg CTGGAGCGGCAGCAGAGTGATGGAAAGCTGAACTCTGACAAACACGAGGAGAGAAAAC GAAGAGACAGCAAGACCAGTCTGTCCTCTGCAAAGTCCATGTCTGTGTCCTCTTCAACAGGAAGCTCGTCCTCTG GTAAAGAGACGAGGAAGGCTAAACTGTCTCGGAGTCGGTCCCTCAGCAGCCAGCCGACTTCGTCCAAACCCGTCAACTCGGACAGGCCTCT GAAGGTCAAAGATCTCAGTGGTTCTTCGGGTCTTGGGAAATCCACCAGAG ATGACTCAGTGAGGACCGCCCACTTCACCTTGACAACCCAGTCCACCTCTTCCATGCCGGTTCTGATCCGAAGCAAAACAACCAGCCTCCTGGACCATGCCAGCCTGCTGGAGCAGAGAGAGCACAGAACCAGCACCCTGGACCACAGGACCGGGAACCGGGACCAGCGGAACCACATGATGGAGCATAGAACCAGTTCCCTGGAGGAGCGAGAGCACAGAACCAGCACCCTGGACCATCGGGACCACAGAACCAGCACCTTGGGTCAGCGCAGCAAGACGATGGAGCGAGGGAGCGGCATGAAGGACAGTCAGTCCAGGAAGCTCTCCAT GAACAGGAAGTCCAACTCTCTCCAGTCAGAATGA